The Triticum aestivum cultivar Chinese Spring chromosome 7B, IWGSC CS RefSeq v2.1, whole genome shotgun sequence genome window below encodes:
- the LOC123159920 gene encoding F-box/kelch-repeat protein At1g80440 has protein sequence MARHSRHSPHTRISSARSSRTEQIKQALTQSFLVEIIPSSLMSSCFEASAMSDLIPGLPEEVARECLIRVGFDQLPAVRRISRQWKEEVESPDYGRLRRAEGLARPVVAMVQAQPEHVEPGPAQKHASASAANGGSANNYRMVLLDPVEGRWAPLPVLPGTTGSLPLFCQVAAVDGAQGRKRLVVVGGWDPESWAPTDSVYVYDFLTGAWRRGAPMPGPRRSFFATAAVRGVVYVAGGHDEEKNALRSALAYDPDADAWAALPDMAEERDEPRGLCVGGRFLVVGGYPTQAQGRFAGSAEAFDPATAAWATVQESLLEDGTCPRTCCVAPGAERMYMLRDGNLVARDAGASAGWRTVASVPEDARTASTVSAIPGGRVVVIGSGCHGGDQTVYMLRDEAGKAASWARAPAPPEFSGHVQAACLLEI, from the coding sequence ATGGCGCGCCACTCCCGCCACTCGCCGCACACAAGAATATCATCAGCACGCAGCTCTCGCACGGAGCAGATCAAGCAAGCTCTCACTCAATCGTTTCTTGTTGAAATCATTCCGAGTTCATTAATGAGCAGTTGCTTTGAGGCGTCAGCAATGAGCGACCTGATTCCAGGGTTGCCGGAGGAGGTGGCGAGGGAGTGCCTCATCCGGGTGGGCTTCGACCAGCTGCCGGCGGTGCGCCGCATCTCGCGGCAGTGGAAGGAGGAGGTCGAGTCGCCGGACTACGGCCGCCTGCGCCGCGCGGAGGGGCTGGCGCGCCCGGTGGTCGCCATGGTCCAGGCGCAGCCTGAGCACGTCGAGCCGGGCCCGGCGCAGAAGCACGCGTCGGCGTCGGCGGCCAACGGCGGATCCGCGAACAACTACAGGATGGTTCTGCTGGACCCCGTGGAGGGGCGGTGGGCTCCGCTCCCGGTGCTGCCCGGCACGACCGGGAGCCTGCCCCTGTTCTGCCAGGTGGCTGCGGTGGACGGCGCGCAGGGGAGGAAGCGGCTGGTGGTCGTCGGCGGGTGGGACCCGGAGTCGTGGGCGCCGACCGACTCGGTGTACGTGTACGACTTCTTGACAGGCGCGTGGCGGCGCGGGGCGCCCATGCCGGGCCCGCGCCGGtccttcttcgccaccgcggccgtcCGCGGGGTCGTGTACGTCGCCGGCGGGCACGACGAGGAGAAGAACGCGCTCCGGTCGGCGCTGGCATACGACCCGGACGCCGACGCGTGGGCCGCGCTCCCGGACATGGCAGAGGAGCGCGACGAGCCGCGCGGGCTCTGCGTCGGCGGCAGGTTCCTGGTCGTCGGCGGGTACCCGACGCAGGCGCAGGGGCGGTtcgctggctccgccgaggcctTCGACCCGGCGACGGCGGCCTGGGCCACCGTCCAGGAGAGCCTGCTAGAGGACGGAACGTGCCCGAGAACCTGCTGCGTGGCGCCGGGAGCGGAGCGCATGTACATGCTTCGCGACGGGAACCTCGTGGCTCGCGACGCCGGTGCCTCGGCGGGCTGGCGCACGGTGGCGTCCGTGCCGGAGGACGCCCGTACCGCCTCGACAGTCTCCGCCATCCCCGGCGGACGCGTCGTGGTGATCGGCTCAGGCTGCCACGGAGGCGACCAGACCGTGTACATGCTGCGCgacgaggccggcaaggccgcgtcCTGGGCACGCGCCCCCGCACCGCCGGAGTTCTCTGGGCACGTGCAGGCTGCATGCCTCCTAGAGATCTGA